From Syntrophomonadaceae bacterium, one genomic window encodes:
- a CDS encoding gamma-glutamyltransferase family protein, translated as MEYDALNYPYPSRRMTAFAKKGMVATSQALAAGAGLSVLKKGGNAVDAAIAAAACLTVVEPTSNGIGGDAFALVWTKGELYGLNASGPAPEAISIAAVQKAGHTEMPKYGWLPVTVPGAPAAWAALSERFGRLPLPEVLGPAIAYAEEGYPVSPVLGRYWQIACQAYQEVLKGEEFAPWFATFAPGGRAPEIGEVWRSPAHAQTLARIGETRAAAFYRGELAEQIAAFSRCNGGYLTAEDLARYRPEWVRPISLNYRGYDVWELPPNGQGLVALMALNILQGFEFPAKDLVDTCHRQIEAIKLAFADGSKYITDPAKMKVQVADLLAQDYGAERRKLIGDQALLPKAGRPKESGTVYLAAADGEGNMVSYIQSNYMGFGSGLVVPGTGISLQNRGHTFSLDPAHANCLAPGKKTYHTIIPGFLTKDGQPVGPFGVMGGFMQPQGHVQVLMNAIDWHQNPQAALDAPRWRWTKDLEVEIEPHFPDHIAQSLEQKGHKIHWQTDPAAFGRGQVIWRNDNGVLAGGTDPRADGTVAIW; from the coding sequence ATGGAATACGACGCCCTGAACTATCCATACCCATCCCGGCGGATGACGGCCTTTGCCAAAAAAGGCATGGTAGCTACCTCTCAGGCCTTGGCTGCCGGGGCCGGGCTTAGTGTCTTGAAAAAAGGCGGCAATGCTGTTGATGCAGCCATTGCCGCTGCTGCCTGTTTAACGGTAGTAGAGCCAACCTCCAACGGCATTGGCGGCGATGCCTTCGCCCTGGTCTGGACCAAAGGCGAGCTGTACGGCCTTAATGCCAGCGGCCCGGCGCCAGAGGCTATTTCGATCGCAGCAGTGCAAAAAGCCGGCCATACGGAAATGCCTAAATACGGCTGGCTGCCGGTGACGGTGCCGGGTGCCCCGGCAGCCTGGGCCGCGCTGTCGGAGAGGTTTGGGCGGCTGCCCCTGCCGGAAGTTTTGGGGCCTGCCATTGCCTATGCCGAAGAGGGCTACCCCGTCTCCCCCGTCCTGGGGAGGTACTGGCAAATAGCCTGCCAGGCTTACCAGGAGGTTTTAAAGGGAGAAGAGTTTGCTCCCTGGTTTGCCACCTTTGCTCCTGGGGGCAGGGCACCGGAGATTGGCGAGGTATGGCGCTCCCCGGCCCATGCCCAAACCCTGGCCAGGATTGGGGAAACCAGGGCCGCAGCTTTTTACCGGGGGGAACTGGCGGAGCAGATCGCTGCCTTTTCCCGCTGCAACGGAGGCTATCTGACAGCGGAAGACCTGGCCAGGTACCGGCCCGAGTGGGTAAGACCAATCAGCTTAAATTACCGGGGGTACGATGTATGGGAGCTGCCACCCAACGGCCAGGGGCTGGTGGCCCTGATGGCCTTGAATATCCTGCAGGGTTTTGAATTCCCGGCTAAGGATCTTGTCGATACCTGTCATCGGCAAATCGAAGCCATCAAGCTGGCCTTTGCCGACGGCAGCAAATACATCACCGACCCCGCCAAAATGAAGGTGCAGGTTGCCGACCTCCTGGCACAGGACTATGGGGCAGAAAGAAGAAAATTGATTGGGGACCAGGCCTTATTACCAAAAGCCGGGCGGCCTAAGGAGAGCGGGACAGTTTACCTGGCAGCGGCCGACGGGGAAGGCAATATGGTTTCCTATATCCAGAGCAATTACATGGGTTTTGGCTCTGGCCTGGTGGTTCCTGGCACCGGGATCAGCCTGCAAAACCGGGGGCACACCTTTTCCCTGGACCCGGCCCACGCCAATTGCCTGGCGCCGGGCAAGAAAACCTATCACACCATTATTCCCGGTTTCTTAACCAAAGACGGCCAGCCGGTAGGCCCCTTCGGGGTGATGGGTGGTTTCATGCAGCCCCAGGGCCATGTGCAAGTGCTGATGAACGCCATTGATTGGCATCAGAACCCCCAGGCTGCCCTGGATGCTCCCAGGTGGCGCTGGACCAAAGACCTGGAGGTGGAAATCGAGCCCCACTTCCCGGATCACATTGCCCAGTCACTGGAGCAAAAAGGGCACAAAATCCATTGGCAGACCGACCCGGCAGCCTTTGGCCGGGGCCAGGTCATCTGGCGGAACGATAACGGCGTCCTGGCCGGAGGCACAGATCCCAGGGCCGACGGCACAGTAGCCATCTGGTAG
- a CDS encoding TusE/DsrC/DsvC family sulfur relay protein: protein MQKVIAGYPVEVTEEGYLTKKEQWNKEIARAIAKEVGIAELTEAHWRVIEFLQKDYAKTEKIPTIRRLKNTGGIDTKELYALFPEGPLMKATKIAGLMKPVSCV from the coding sequence ATGCAAAAAGTAATAGCTGGTTACCCGGTTGAGGTTACCGAGGAGGGCTACCTGACTAAAAAGGAGCAGTGGAATAAAGAAATCGCTAGGGCCATTGCTAAGGAAGTTGGCATTGCCGAGCTGACCGAAGCTCATTGGCGAGTAATTGAATTTTTACAAAAAGATTATGCCAAAACAGAAAAAATACCGACGATAAGAAGGCTGAAAAACACAGGCGGGATTGACACCAAGGAATTGTATGCCCTCTTTCCGGAGGGACCGTTAATGAAGGCCACTAAAATAGCTGGCTTAATGAAGCCGGTCAGTTGTGTCTAG
- a CDS encoding ABC transporter permease, with translation MSDVSLPAGKEQYSGKLPKFNRRQQTLITCVLALLLLAGIAAGGLLIDKVSVNLEIRNLPPSLDHPFGTDWLGRDMFARTIEGLALSLGLGLTAAAASVVIALALGLLAATGGKVLDNFISWLVDLFLGLPHLVTIILIAFTLGGGFKGVLIGVALTHWPSLTRVIRAEVMQLRSADFVHVSRRFGRSRFWVATRHILPHLLPQAFVGLLLLFPHAILHEAAVTFLGFGLSPHQPAIGIILSESMRYLSGGMWWLAFFPGLSLLLMVRAFDTVGDNLRQLMDPRSAHE, from the coding sequence ATGAGCGATGTCAGCTTACCAGCGGGGAAAGAGCAATACTCAGGCAAGCTGCCAAAATTTAACCGCAGGCAGCAGACCCTCATCACGTGTGTGCTTGCGTTGCTGCTTTTGGCAGGTATAGCAGCAGGAGGACTGCTGATTGACAAAGTTTCCGTCAATTTGGAAATAAGAAATCTGCCGCCGTCACTTGATCATCCCTTTGGTACGGATTGGCTGGGGCGGGACATGTTTGCCCGGACAATAGAAGGCCTGGCCTTAAGTCTCGGGCTTGGCCTCACGGCTGCTGCGGCAAGTGTTGTGATTGCACTGGCATTAGGCCTTCTGGCTGCGACCGGAGGCAAGGTGCTTGACAATTTCATTTCGTGGCTGGTGGATCTGTTCCTGGGTTTGCCGCATCTGGTGACCATAATCCTGATCGCCTTTACGCTGGGAGGAGGCTTCAAGGGCGTGCTGATTGGGGTAGCCTTAACCCACTGGCCAAGCCTGACCAGAGTGATCCGGGCGGAAGTGATGCAGCTTCGCTCAGCCGATTTTGTGCATGTCTCCCGCCGCTTTGGCCGGAGCCGGTTTTGGGTGGCGACCAGGCATATCCTGCCACATCTTCTGCCACAAGCCTTTGTGGGCTTATTGCTCCTGTTTCCCCATGCGATTTTGCATGAAGCAGCGGTTACATTTCTGGGGTTTGGCTTATCACCGCATCAGCCGGCCATAGGGATTATTCTTTCGGAATCAATGCGCTATCTGTCCGGCGGAATGTGGTGGCTGGCTTTTTTTCCAGGGTTATCTTTGCTGCTGATGGTAAGGGCCTTCGATACCGTCGGCGACAATCTGCGACAGCTTATGGATCCGCGCAGCGCTCATGAGTAA
- a CDS encoding metal-sensitive transcriptional regulator — translation MADTEKDAILNRLRTIRGHISGIEKMIEEGKDCADILVQITAVTSSMIKVKSVVSKHLVDQCIDRALTEEKDLKKEMTRLLDNILKYNH, via the coding sequence ATGGCCGATACTGAAAAGGATGCCATCCTGAACCGGTTAAGGACTATCCGCGGGCACATCAGCGGGATCGAAAAGATGATCGAAGAAGGAAAAGACTGTGCCGATATCCTCGTGCAAATTACTGCCGTAACCAGCTCCATGATCAAGGTCAAGTCAGTGGTCAGTAAACACTTGGTTGACCAGTGCATTGACCGGGCTTTGACCGAAGAAAAGGATTTAAAAAAAGAGATGACCAGACTATTGGATAATATCCTCAAGTACAATCATTAA
- a CDS encoding ATP-binding cassette domain-containing protein — protein sequence MRLEANNIGFRYGKGPWVLRGVNLTVEQGEVVGLVGPSGCGKTTLGRILAGYAKPEEGRVLLQGQPLPKSGYHPVQLVHQHPEKAVNPRWPMQKTLIEGWEGWEGPGGWEGQEGQQPDGDLLHSLGIETDWLCRWPNELSGGELQRFCVARALSPKTRFLIADEITTMLDAITQAQIWQVVFDTVRRHRMGLLVISHDQNLINRLCSRVIALG from the coding sequence ATGCGGCTTGAAGCGAATAACATCGGGTTTCGCTACGGCAAAGGCCCTTGGGTTTTGCGCGGGGTAAACTTAACCGTAGAACAGGGTGAAGTAGTCGGCCTGGTAGGGCCAAGCGGCTGTGGCAAGACCACTCTGGGCCGGATTTTAGCCGGGTACGCGAAACCGGAGGAAGGCAGGGTTTTGCTTCAAGGGCAGCCCTTGCCGAAATCAGGTTACCATCCCGTTCAACTGGTACACCAACATCCGGAGAAAGCGGTTAACCCCCGCTGGCCGATGCAAAAAACCCTCATTGAAGGCTGGGAAGGATGGGAAGGACCGGGAGGCTGGGAAGGCCAAGAAGGCCAGCAGCCGGACGGCGATCTCCTCCATTCCCTGGGAATTGAGACAGACTGGCTCTGCCGGTGGCCAAACGAGCTTTCCGGCGGCGAGCTGCAGCGGTTTTGTGTAGCGAGAGCCTTGAGCCCCAAGACTCGCTTTCTGATTGCCGATGAAATAACCACCATGCTCGATGCCATCACCCAAGCCCAAATCTGGCAGGTGGTCTTTGATACAGTTCGCCGGCACCGGATGGGTCTTTTGGTGATCAGCCACGACCAAAACTTAATCAATCGCCTGTGCAGCAGAGTGATTGCTCTTGGATAA
- a CDS encoding DsrE/DsrF/DrsH-like family protein, whose translation MSNHEKIKKVSIVVSKGSLEGVYPGLIMANGARMQGIEANLFFTFFGLHAITRKKMGKIKVATVGNPAMGIPTLIGAMPGMSSFATMMMKKQMEQLDIPPIPEFIEMISDAGGKLYACLASVEMFKLKKEDFCDQVEKILTVGDFYDLSAGGQIIFT comes from the coding sequence ATGTCCAATCATGAAAAGATCAAGAAAGTATCGATTGTTGTGTCCAAGGGTTCTTTGGAAGGTGTGTACCCGGGCTTAATTATGGCCAACGGGGCCAGGATGCAAGGGATTGAAGCCAACCTGTTCTTTACGTTTTTCGGCCTCCATGCAATTACCAGGAAGAAAATGGGTAAGATTAAAGTGGCCACGGTCGGCAATCCGGCCATGGGGATCCCCACCTTAATCGGCGCTATGCCCGGAATGTCGTCCTTTGCCACCATGATGATGAAAAAGCAAATGGAACAATTAGACATCCCTCCTATCCCGGAATTTATTGAAATGATCAGTGATGCCGGGGGCAAACTGTATGCCTGCCTGGCCAGTGTAGAAATGTTTAAACTGAAAAAAGAGGATTTTTGCGATCAAGTGGAAAAAATATTAACTGTCGGAGATTTTTACGACCTGTCAGCTGGCGGCCAAATAATATTTACCTAG
- the asnS gene encoding asparagine--tRNA ligase, with the protein MEHVSVRSIMAETARYLEKEVEVCGWIRNNRDQKSFGFIALNDGTHFNTIQVVYEKESVVNFEEAIKYRVGAAISVKGRLVSTPKAKQPFEIKASAIALEGDAPEDYPIQPKRHTREYLREVAHLRPRTNLFSAVFRVRSLVSFAIHKFFQDRGFVLVHSPIITASDAEGAGEMFRVTTLDPKNPPLSQEGLVDFTQDFFGKKTNLTVSGQLEAEAFALAFKEVYTFGPTFRAENSNTARHAAEFWMVEPEIAFADLKDNMKLAEALLKYVISYVLDHAKEEMEFCDEFIEKGLRQKLGNIADSEFAHVSYTKAVEILAASGETFAYPVEWGKDLQTEHERYLTEIVFKKPVFVTDYPKEIKAFYMRLNDDGKTVAAMDLLVPGVGEIIGGSQREERAHVLEQRMSDFNIHQDDLWWYLDLRKYGGVKHAGFGLGLERAIMYLTGVSNIRDVIPFPRTVKSCEF; encoded by the coding sequence ATGGAGCATGTAAGCGTTAGGTCGATCATGGCCGAGACAGCCAGGTACCTGGAAAAAGAGGTGGAAGTCTGCGGCTGGATCAGAAACAACCGGGATCAGAAATCATTTGGATTTATTGCCCTCAACGACGGTACTCATTTCAATACCATTCAAGTGGTCTACGAAAAAGAATCGGTAGTGAACTTTGAGGAAGCGATAAAATACAGAGTTGGGGCAGCTATTAGTGTAAAGGGAAGGCTGGTGTCCACACCAAAGGCCAAACAACCCTTCGAAATAAAAGCTTCAGCAATAGCTCTGGAAGGGGATGCCCCTGAGGACTACCCCATTCAACCAAAGCGGCACACCAGGGAATACTTGCGAGAAGTAGCACATTTGCGCCCCAGGACAAACCTGTTTTCGGCGGTGTTTCGCGTCCGGTCCCTGGTTTCCTTTGCCATTCATAAATTCTTTCAGGACAGAGGGTTTGTTTTGGTCCATAGCCCCATTATCACCGCCAGTGATGCAGAAGGCGCGGGAGAAATGTTCCGGGTAACTACGCTGGATCCTAAAAATCCGCCCCTTTCGCAGGAAGGCCTGGTGGATTTTACGCAAGATTTTTTTGGCAAAAAAACAAACCTTACCGTCAGCGGCCAGCTGGAAGCAGAAGCCTTTGCCCTGGCCTTTAAGGAAGTCTATACCTTCGGTCCAACCTTCAGAGCAGAGAATTCCAATACAGCGCGCCATGCCGCGGAGTTCTGGATGGTTGAGCCGGAAATTGCCTTCGCAGACCTGAAAGATAACATGAAACTTGCAGAAGCCTTGTTGAAATATGTTATCAGTTACGTCTTGGATCACGCTAAAGAAGAAATGGAATTCTGCGATGAATTCATAGAAAAAGGATTAAGGCAGAAACTGGGCAATATAGCGGACTCCGAATTTGCTCATGTCAGCTATACCAAGGCTGTTGAGATATTGGCAGCATCCGGCGAGACGTTCGCATATCCGGTTGAGTGGGGTAAAGACTTGCAAACAGAGCACGAGAGATATCTGACGGAAATAGTATTTAAAAAACCGGTATTTGTTACAGATTACCCGAAAGAGATTAAAGCCTTTTACATGCGGCTAAATGACGACGGCAAAACAGTGGCGGCGATGGATCTATTGGTTCCGGGAGTTGGTGAAATAATCGGCGGCAGCCAGAGGGAAGAAAGAGCACATGTATTGGAACAGAGAATGTCAGATTTCAATATCCATCAGGATGATCTGTGGTGGTACCTGGATTTGCGGAAATACGGCGGAGTGAAACATGCCGGTTTTGGTTTGGGTTTGGAAAGGGCGATCATGTACCTTACTGGTGTAAGCAACATCAGGGACGTTATTCCCTTCCCCAGGACAGTTAAGTCCTGCGAGTTTTAG
- a CDS encoding NAD(P)/FAD-dependent oxidoreductase: MKKILILGAGTAGTIMANHLHQKINKKDWTITIIDQEEKHYYQPGFLFIPFGIYSKEDVIKDKANFLPKGVSYLQAPVKLIEAEKNQVMLDNGEVLAYDILIIATGCEIAPEETEGVIEGWRKDIFDFYTIDGSMALKEKLHSWKGGKLVVHISEMPIKCPVAPLEFVFLADWFFAARRKMRQEVELIYVTPLDKAFTKPKCADVMGQLFPQKNISLIKNFSVSHVDANKRKLVSLDGKIVDYDLLVTIPVNMGSKVIGRSGLGDDENFVPTDKHTLQAKEHENIFVIGDATDVPTSKAGSVAHFEAEILTENILSYINNKPLSARYDGHANCFVESGYQKAFLIDFNYDIEPVEGTFPLPWAGPFSLLKETRINHLGKMAFKYIYWNMLLKGLPMPLVTSHMKKSGKKLDMLPANS, encoded by the coding sequence ATGAAAAAAATACTTATTCTTGGCGCCGGCACTGCCGGCACCATCATGGCCAATCACCTGCATCAGAAAATCAACAAGAAAGATTGGACCATCACAATTATTGATCAGGAGGAAAAACACTACTATCAACCCGGGTTTCTCTTCATTCCCTTTGGTATTTATAGTAAAGAGGACGTCATCAAAGATAAGGCAAACTTTCTGCCCAAAGGTGTCAGCTATCTGCAGGCCCCGGTAAAATTGATCGAAGCGGAAAAAAACCAAGTTATGCTAGATAACGGGGAGGTTCTAGCCTATGACATTTTAATTATTGCCACCGGCTGTGAAATTGCGCCGGAAGAAACAGAAGGAGTAATCGAGGGATGGAGGAAGGACATTTTCGACTTCTATACTATTGATGGCTCCATGGCCTTAAAGGAGAAATTGCATAGCTGGAAGGGTGGAAAGCTGGTTGTCCACATCAGCGAGATGCCGATTAAATGCCCTGTTGCTCCGCTGGAATTTGTCTTTCTGGCGGATTGGTTCTTTGCTGCAAGGCGAAAAATGCGCCAGGAGGTAGAACTGATTTATGTTACCCCCCTGGATAAGGCCTTTACCAAGCCGAAGTGCGCAGATGTTATGGGACAGCTTTTTCCGCAGAAAAATATCAGTTTAATTAAAAACTTTAGCGTCAGCCATGTGGATGCCAACAAAAGAAAACTGGTATCCCTTGATGGCAAAATAGTGGACTACGATCTTCTGGTAACAATTCCGGTGAATATGGGAAGTAAAGTCATCGGCCGCTCCGGGCTGGGGGATGACGAGAACTTTGTCCCCACCGACAAACACACCCTGCAAGCAAAAGAACATGAAAATATCTTCGTGATCGGGGACGCAACGGATGTTCCGACCTCCAAGGCTGGTTCCGTCGCACACTTTGAAGCAGAGATCCTTACAGAAAACATTTTAAGCTATATCAATAACAAGCCCTTATCTGCCCGTTACGACGGCCATGCCAACTGCTTTGTGGAATCAGGCTATCAAAAAGCCTTTCTCATCGATTTTAATTACGATATTGAACCCGTAGAAGGCACATTTCCGCTGCCATGGGCCGGGCCCTTTTCCCTCTTGAAAGAAACCAGGATCAACCATCTGGGCAAAATGGCATTTAAATACATTTATTGGAACATGCTGTTAAAAGGCCTCCCCATGCCCTTGGTTACATCCCACATGAAAAAAAGCGGTAAAAAACTTGACATGTTGCCTGCTAATAGCTAA
- a CDS encoding ABC transporter ATP-binding protein encodes MSLLDVQDLSVSFIQYTGGLRQTELKVITSLNAAVNQGEVVGLVGSSGSGKSLLAHAILGILPGNAKVSGSIFYAGEELTPKRQAALRGKEIALVPQAVTFLDPLMRVGSQVRAAVKNKDPITAQRQVFSRYQFAPHVENLFPFQLSGGMARRVLVSTAIVSGARLLIADEPTPGFDREAIKETLASFRELKDQGCAVILITHDLETALAIADRIAVFYAGTTVEIAPVKDFAGKGEGLRHPYSRALWRALPQNDFMPAPGFQPFPNAVPPGCLFAPRCTLAKPECAFAMPKAREIRGGVVRCFYAA; translated from the coding sequence ATGTCTCTCCTCGATGTACAGGACCTTTCCGTTTCTTTTATCCAGTATACCGGCGGCCTGCGTCAGACGGAGCTAAAGGTAATCACCAGCCTTAATGCAGCCGTTAACCAGGGCGAAGTAGTCGGCCTGGTAGGTTCAAGCGGGTCTGGCAAGAGCCTGCTTGCCCATGCCATCCTCGGTATTCTGCCGGGCAATGCCAAAGTCTCCGGGTCGATTTTCTACGCCGGGGAAGAACTCACTCCAAAGCGTCAGGCGGCCTTGCGGGGGAAAGAAATTGCCCTGGTGCCGCAAGCTGTCACCTTTTTAGATCCGCTGATGCGGGTTGGCTCCCAGGTGCGGGCAGCCGTAAAAAATAAAGACCCGATAACCGCGCAGCGACAGGTTTTTTCCCGCTATCAATTCGCTCCTCATGTGGAGAATTTATTTCCGTTTCAACTGTCGGGGGGCATGGCCCGGCGGGTATTGGTTTCGACAGCCATTGTCAGCGGCGCGCGGCTTCTGATTGCCGATGAGCCCACACCGGGATTTGATCGAGAAGCGATAAAAGAAACCCTGGCTTCTTTTCGCGAGCTAAAAGACCAGGGGTGTGCAGTGATCCTGATTACGCATGATTTAGAAACTGCCCTTGCCATTGCCGACCGGATTGCGGTCTTTTATGCAGGCACGACAGTGGAAATTGCTCCGGTTAAAGACTTTGCCGGCAAAGGAGAAGGCTTGCGCCATCCTTATAGCAGGGCCTTATGGCGGGCCTTGCCGCAAAATGATTTCATGCCTGCCCCAGGATTTCAGCCCTTTCCGAATGCTGTGCCGCCTGGGTGTTTGTTTGCACCCCGCTGTACCCTGGCAAAACCGGAATGCGCTTTCGCCATGCCAAAGGCCCGGGAAATCCGTGGCGGAGTGGTGAGGTGTTTTTATGCGGCTTGA
- a CDS encoding ABC transporter permease — translation MALAELKEAAHLLGSAVKSLGWKILRAITLPIAVCVFSFLLISHSPIDPIQAYVAADSMLVGPEQRERIAEYWGLHKPPLERLVNWGSAVLQGDLGTSMIFRRPVVDVIKERFLASIALMGAAWVLSGLFGFILGVIAGMNQGSWLDRLIKWYCYTLASTPSFWLGLIMLNVFAVWLAWFPVGLGVPAGVLQEEVTFYDRLRHLVLPAITLSILGVANVALHTRQKLIEVMASDYVLFAKARGERGFLLFWRHGLRNIALPAVTLQFASFSELFGGAVLAERVFSYPGLGQAIVEAALRGDVPLLLGIVIVSALFVFTGNLIADIICRVVDPRIREGEAV, via the coding sequence ATGGCGCTGGCAGAACTAAAGGAGGCGGCACACTTGCTTGGAAGCGCAGTCAAATCTCTGGGCTGGAAAATCCTGCGGGCAATAACGCTGCCGATAGCAGTTTGTGTGTTCTCCTTTCTGCTGATCAGCCATTCTCCGATCGATCCCATTCAGGCCTATGTCGCTGCCGACTCCATGCTGGTAGGGCCTGAGCAGCGCGAAAGGATAGCGGAATACTGGGGCTTGCACAAGCCTCCTCTGGAGAGGCTGGTTAACTGGGGGTCAGCAGTCTTGCAAGGTGATCTGGGCACCTCCATGATTTTTCGCCGCCCGGTAGTCGATGTCATTAAGGAACGGTTTCTGGCATCAATCGCCCTGATGGGCGCGGCGTGGGTATTGTCAGGCTTATTCGGGTTTATCCTTGGCGTCATTGCCGGGATGAATCAAGGCTCTTGGCTGGACCGCCTGATCAAATGGTACTGCTATACCCTAGCTTCCACCCCTTCCTTCTGGCTGGGGCTGATCATGCTGAATGTTTTTGCGGTCTGGCTCGCCTGGTTTCCGGTAGGGCTGGGGGTTCCGGCGGGTGTGCTGCAAGAGGAGGTAACTTTTTATGACCGGCTCCGTCATCTGGTCCTGCCTGCTATAACCTTAAGCATTCTCGGGGTGGCTAACGTGGCATTGCATACGCGGCAAAAACTGATTGAGGTGATGGCTAGCGACTATGTCCTGTTTGCCAAGGCCAGGGGCGAGCGCGGGTTTTTATTGTTTTGGCGGCACGGACTGCGCAATATCGCTTTGCCGGCTGTCACCCTGCAGTTTGCTTCATTTAGTGAGCTGTTTGGCGGAGCGGTTTTGGCCGAGCGCGTTTTCTCATACCCTGGCTTGGGGCAGGCCATCGTCGAGGCAGCCTTGCGAGGCGATGTGCCATTGCTTCTGGGCATCGTGATCGTGAGCGCCTTGTTTGTCTTTACCGGAAACCTGATTGCCGATATCATCTGCCGGGTAGTCGATCCGCGCATCAGGGAGGGTGAAGCTGTATGA
- a CDS encoding ABC transporter substrate-binding protein produces the protein MQKKLTVVAIIMTLVLVVAAGCGRPENKTAGQTLKNELVLAIAGEPQAGFDPTTGWGRYGSPLFQSTLLKRDADLNIINDLATGYEVSPDGLVWAVSLRADVRFSDGKPLTAHDVAYTFNTAAQSGAVIDLTNMKEVLAVNEHTVKFTLESPQSTFVNSLIATGIVPKHAHGKGYAENPIGSGPFKFVQWDKGQQLIVEANPEYHGARPYFERITFLFLNEDAAFAAARAGKADVVAIPPAFSRQEVAGMRLISLQSVDNRGIMFPFVKAGNKTADGRPLGNDVTADLAIRKAINTAIDRQALVDGVLEGHGTPAYTVSDGLPWWNPDTVIKDADLNKARQILAEGDWQDSNGDGILEKGDLKAQFSLLYPAADQTRQSLAIVVADMVRPLGIAISVEGKSWDEIKTMMHANAVLFGWGSHNPLEMYNLYSSKTRGVGWFNTGFYSNAVVDEHLERALATPNEKEALAYWRKAQWDGQTGLSARGDAPWAWLVNLNHLYLVRENLDIGRQKIQPHGHGWPITANIAEWRWQN, from the coding sequence ATGCAAAAAAAACTGACTGTTGTCGCTATAATCATGACGCTGGTGCTTGTTGTTGCTGCCGGTTGCGGCCGGCCGGAGAACAAAACGGCCGGACAGACTCTGAAAAATGAGCTTGTTCTAGCTATTGCCGGCGAGCCGCAGGCAGGCTTTGACCCTACCACAGGATGGGGTCGGTATGGCTCACCGCTTTTCCAAAGTACGCTTTTAAAGCGTGATGCTGATCTGAACATCATCAACGACCTGGCTACCGGTTACGAAGTGAGCCCGGACGGGTTGGTTTGGGCAGTTAGTCTGAGAGCAGACGTCAGGTTTTCCGACGGTAAGCCCCTTACTGCTCATGATGTGGCCTATACCTTCAACACAGCCGCCCAAAGCGGTGCGGTAATCGATCTTACCAATATGAAAGAGGTTTTGGCTGTAAACGAACATACTGTTAAATTTACGCTGGAAAGCCCCCAGTCCACATTCGTCAATTCGCTGATCGCTACCGGGATAGTGCCAAAACATGCCCATGGCAAAGGTTATGCCGAAAACCCGATCGGCTCGGGACCGTTCAAGTTCGTCCAGTGGGACAAAGGGCAGCAGCTGATCGTCGAGGCTAACCCGGAGTATCATGGCGCAAGGCCATATTTCGAAAGAATAACCTTTCTATTTTTGAATGAAGACGCCGCCTTTGCTGCAGCCAGAGCAGGAAAGGCAGATGTGGTCGCAATTCCCCCTGCTTTCAGCAGGCAAGAGGTAGCCGGGATGCGTTTAATTTCTCTGCAAAGCGTAGATAACCGCGGCATCATGTTTCCCTTTGTCAAGGCGGGCAACAAGACGGCAGACGGGCGTCCGCTCGGAAACGACGTGACCGCCGACCTCGCCATCCGTAAGGCCATCAACACCGCCATTGATCGTCAGGCACTTGTAGATGGAGTTTTAGAAGGCCATGGTACACCGGCCTATACCGTCAGTGACGGCTTGCCATGGTGGAACCCTGATACAGTGATTAAGGATGCTGATCTTAACAAAGCGAGACAAATCCTTGCTGAGGGAGACTGGCAAGATTCTAACGGCGACGGGATCCTGGAAAAAGGCGATTTAAAGGCGCAGTTTTCATTACTCTATCCTGCCGCCGACCAAACCAGGCAGTCCTTGGCGATAGTGGTGGCAGACATGGTGAGACCACTCGGGATTGCCATCAGTGTGGAAGGGAAAAGCTGGGACGAGATCAAGACCATGATGCATGCCAATGCCGTCTTGTTTGGCTGGGGCAGCCACAATCCGCTGGAGATGTATAACCTTTACAGCAGCAAGACCAGGGGTGTCGGTTGGTTCAATACTGGTTTCTACAGCAATGCTGTTGTTGACGAGCATCTGGAACGGGCATTGGCTACACCCAATGAAAAAGAGGCCCTGGCATACTGGCGGAAAGCCCAGTGGGACGGCCAGACCGGATTAAGTGCCAGAGGGGATGCTCCTTGGGCGTGGCTAGTCAACCTTAACCACTTGTATCTGGTAAGGGAAAATCTGGATATCGGACGGCAAAAGATCCAACCCCATGGCCATGGCTGGCCCATCACCGCTAACATTGCCGAATGGCGCTGGCAGAACTAA